A region of Salinibacter sp. 10B DNA encodes the following proteins:
- a CDS encoding AraC family transcriptional regulator: protein MTIHPGVSLVVRSGHAFSLIRPASSFTVLGLAVGAEVGGYLARQLSADGDPESDDSIGATHAHIENSPLLQASLQTLTLLSGHEHPRRDDLLDLNVTQLLLHLLQTTARPLLLQANEPTFNPPGLAAAVRHVRRHLHRPFSVDELAEQACMSRSTFYRHFRTTFGVTPLQYITRMRIEHAKALLRESGRTVTDVSLDLGFSSVSHFIDLFRRRVGRTPQAYQRSLRTSGKDSSRERDSLEDD from the coding sequence TTGACGATTCATCCGGGGGTCTCCCTCGTCGTGCGTTCCGGACACGCATTTTCTCTGATTCGTCCCGCGTCCTCGTTCACTGTGCTTGGGTTGGCGGTCGGTGCGGAGGTGGGGGGATACCTTGCGCGCCAACTGTCAGCCGATGGAGATCCAGAGAGCGATGACTCGATCGGTGCGACTCACGCTCACATCGAAAATTCCCCATTGCTGCAGGCGAGTCTTCAGACGCTCACGTTGCTTTCGGGGCACGAGCATCCGCGCCGAGACGACCTTCTGGATCTCAACGTCACGCAGCTTCTTCTTCACCTCCTCCAGACCACCGCTCGGCCGCTGCTGCTTCAGGCAAATGAACCTACGTTCAATCCGCCGGGCTTGGCCGCCGCTGTTCGGCACGTGCGACGCCATCTCCACCGCCCGTTTTCTGTCGACGAGTTGGCCGAGCAGGCGTGTATGAGCCGTTCGACGTTTTATCGGCATTTCCGGACGACCTTTGGGGTCACGCCCCTGCAGTACATTACTCGCATGCGAATTGAACATGCCAAGGCTCTGCTTCGCGAGTCGGGCCGCACGGTCACCGACGTGAGTCTGGATCTCGGCTTCAGCAGCGTCAGCCACTTTATCGACCTCTTTCGGCGTCGGGTGGGACGCACCCCGCAGGCGTACCAGCGATCGCTTCGTACATCAGGCAAGGACTCCTCTCGGGAGCGTGATTCCCTGGAAGACGATTGA
- a CDS encoding aldehyde dehydrogenase family protein, with product MIYDRPILQDTYDNYIGGTFVGPVNGEYFDNPSPIDGENYCRVARSNHKDVEAALDAAHEASAAWGQTSATERANILNKIADITEENLEFLALVDTIDNGKPIRETLNADLPLVVDHFRYFAGVIRADEGSLSELDRDTVAMHVHEPLGVVGQIIPWNFPLLMAAWKIAPALAAGNCTVVKPAEQTPVSIIEWMKLVHEADLLPAGVLNIVQGFGPEAGKPLAKSDRIAKVAFTGETTTGRLVMQYASENLTRVTMELGGKSPNVFFESVMDADDEYWDKTLEGAAMFALNQGEVCTCPSRILVQESIAEEFTEAVVDRVKQIRVGNPLDTETQVGAQASNDQYEKIKNYFEVGRQEGAEVLVGGKVAKAKGMPVPAGGDGEPANKGYYIEPTIFRGHNQMRVFQEEIFGPVTSLTTFKDEDEAIEISNDTLYGLGAGVWTRDAHQLYRVPRAIKAGRVWVNCYHLYPAHAAFGGYKKSGFGRENHKMMLDHYRQTKNMLVSYDKEPMGFF from the coding sequence ATGATTTACGATCGCCCCATCCTCCAGGACACCTACGACAACTACATCGGCGGCACGTTCGTCGGTCCCGTCAATGGCGAGTATTTCGACAATCCGTCCCCCATCGACGGCGAAAATTACTGCCGTGTGGCCCGGTCGAACCACAAGGACGTGGAGGCGGCCCTCGACGCCGCGCACGAGGCCTCGGCAGCGTGGGGCCAGACATCGGCCACTGAACGCGCAAACATCCTCAACAAGATTGCCGACATTACTGAGGAAAATCTGGAGTTCCTGGCCCTCGTCGACACCATCGACAACGGCAAGCCCATCCGCGAAACGCTAAACGCCGACCTGCCGCTCGTGGTGGACCACTTCCGCTACTTTGCGGGCGTCATTCGGGCCGATGAGGGGTCCCTGTCGGAACTCGACCGGGACACGGTGGCCATGCACGTGCACGAGCCGCTCGGCGTGGTCGGACAGATCATTCCGTGGAATTTCCCGCTTCTGATGGCAGCCTGGAAAATTGCCCCGGCGCTGGCGGCGGGCAACTGCACCGTCGTGAAGCCTGCCGAGCAGACGCCCGTCTCCATCATCGAGTGGATGAAGCTGGTTCACGAGGCCGACCTTCTGCCGGCCGGTGTGCTCAACATCGTACAGGGCTTCGGTCCGGAGGCCGGAAAGCCACTGGCCAAAAGCGATCGTATTGCGAAGGTGGCCTTCACCGGCGAAACCACGACCGGTCGCCTTGTAATGCAGTACGCCTCGGAGAACCTGACGCGGGTGACGATGGAGTTGGGCGGCAAGAGCCCGAACGTCTTCTTTGAGAGCGTGATGGACGCGGACGACGAGTACTGGGACAAGACGCTGGAGGGCGCAGCCATGTTTGCCCTCAACCAGGGCGAGGTGTGCACCTGTCCATCTCGCATTCTGGTGCAAGAGTCGATCGCGGAGGAATTTACCGAGGCCGTCGTCGACCGGGTGAAGCAGATCCGCGTCGGAAATCCCCTCGACACCGAGACGCAGGTCGGCGCGCAGGCGTCCAACGACCAGTACGAGAAGATCAAAAACTACTTTGAGGTCGGCCGGCAAGAGGGTGCCGAGGTGCTCGTGGGCGGCAAAGTGGCGAAGGCAAAGGGCATGCCGGTACCGGCAGGCGGCGACGGTGAGCCCGCAAACAAGGGATACTATATCGAGCCCACCATCTTCCGCGGCCACAACCAGATGCGGGTCTTCCAGGAAGAGATCTTTGGGCCAGTCACGAGCCTCACAACGTTCAAGGACGAGGACGAGGCCATTGAGATCTCAAACGACACGCTCTACGGCCTCGGGGCCGGGGTCTGGACGCGCGATGCACACCAGCTCTATCGCGTGCCCCGCGCCATCAAGGCGGGCCGCGTGTGGGTGAACTGCTACCACCTGTACCCGGCACATGCTGCCTTTGGGGGCTACAAGAAGAGCGGATTCGGTCGCGAGAATCACAAGATGATGCTCGACCACTACCGCCAGACAAAGAACATGCTCGTCAGCTACGACAAGGAGCCGATGGGCTTTTTCTAA
- the adhP gene encoding alcohol dehydrogenase AdhP produces the protein MKAAVVHEFGTPLSIEDMDTPTPGPNEILVDVQASGVCHTDLHAAEGDWPVKPKLPLIPGHEGVGYVAGVGRNVTHVKEGDAVGVPWLYSACGICEHCRGGWETLCLKQENAGYSVDGGYADYVIADPDYVGVLPDNPDFTALAPILCAGVTTYKGLKMTDVRPGQWVLISGVGGLGHLAVQYARAMGMQVAAVDIADEKLELAEDLGAAFTVNASKQDPGTAVNDAIGGVHGALVTAVSTAAFRQALDTLRRGGTLVLNGLPPGDFPLPIFDTVLNGITIRGSIVGTRNDLQESIDFAADGQVTAHVESVEPLENINDIFDRMRAGTIAGRVVLDLTNGAV, from the coding sequence ATGAAAGCTGCTGTCGTTCACGAATTCGGGACTCCCCTCTCTATCGAAGACATGGACACGCCTACCCCCGGCCCGAACGAGATCCTGGTCGACGTGCAGGCCAGCGGCGTGTGCCACACCGACCTTCACGCCGCCGAGGGCGACTGGCCGGTCAAACCCAAGCTCCCCCTCATCCCGGGCCACGAAGGCGTCGGCTACGTGGCGGGCGTAGGGCGCAACGTGACCCACGTGAAGGAGGGCGACGCGGTGGGCGTGCCCTGGCTTTACAGCGCCTGCGGCATCTGCGAGCACTGCCGCGGCGGCTGGGAAACGCTCTGCCTCAAACAGGAAAACGCCGGCTACAGCGTCGACGGCGGGTACGCCGACTACGTCATTGCCGACCCGGACTACGTGGGCGTGCTGCCGGACAATCCGGACTTCACGGCGCTCGCGCCCATCCTCTGTGCCGGCGTCACGACCTACAAGGGCCTCAAAATGACGGACGTGCGCCCCGGCCAGTGGGTGCTCATCTCCGGCGTCGGCGGACTCGGGCACCTGGCCGTCCAGTACGCCCGGGCGATGGGCATGCAGGTGGCCGCTGTCGACATCGCCGACGAGAAGTTGGAGTTGGCTGAAGATCTTGGCGCCGCGTTCACGGTCAACGCAAGCAAACAGGATCCAGGCACGGCCGTCAATGATGCAATTGGGGGCGTGCACGGAGCGCTCGTCACCGCCGTCTCGACGGCAGCCTTCCGCCAGGCCCTCGACACCCTGCGGCGCGGCGGCACCCTCGTCCTCAACGGCCTCCCACCCGGCGACTTCCCGCTGCCCATCTTCGACACGGTGCTCAACGGCATCACCATTCGCGGCTCCATCGTGGGCACGCGAAATGACCTGCAAGAATCCATCGACTTCGCGGCGGACGGGCAGGTAACAGCCCACGTCGAGTCGGTTGAACCCCTGGAGAACATCAATGACATCTTCGACCGGATGCGGGCGGGCACCATTGCCGGCCGCGTCGTCCTGGACCTGACCAACGGCGCGGTGTAG
- a CDS encoding DUF779 domain-containing protein yields MPSSTERVRATEDARAVIDQLRERYGPLMFHQSGGCCDGSSPMCFEDGDFRLGDSDVYLGDIHGCPFYMARDQFEYWKHMQLTIDVKDGRGTSFSLEIPLGLRFVVQSRLFTDTELENLAPTRPVTS; encoded by the coding sequence ATGCCTTCTTCTACCGAACGGGTCCGCGCAACGGAAGACGCTCGAGCCGTAATCGATCAGTTACGCGAGCGCTACGGCCCACTCATGTTTCATCAAAGCGGGGGGTGCTGCGACGGCTCCTCACCGATGTGCTTTGAGGACGGCGACTTTCGCCTGGGCGACAGCGATGTCTACCTGGGCGACATTCACGGCTGCCCGTTCTACATGGCCCGCGACCAGTTCGAGTATTGGAAGCACATGCAGCTCACGATCGACGTGAAAGACGGTCGCGGGACAAGCTTCTCTTTGGAAATTCCGCTCGGCCTCCGCTTCGTCGTCCAGTCTCGGCTGTTTACCGACACCGAGCTGGAAAACCTGGCCCCCACACGCCCGGTCACGAGTTGA
- a CDS encoding Hsp20/alpha crystallin family protein has product MLSIIDAQPRPDLPTTHVHNLLNKSHEVITMTQMTRRSPNRTLRTLQREVDSLFDRFFDRSGDDQGTSAVWSPRTDLVEKDDAFHLRLDVPGMSKEDISINLQNGTLTVSGERTSERTEEDEEYVRVERAFGTFHRTFRLPDAVDEDNIEAAYEDGVLTIHVPKTEENTRRQIEIQ; this is encoded by the coding sequence ATGCTGAGCATTATCGATGCTCAGCCCCGACCTGACTTGCCGACGACCCACGTACACAACCTGTTGAACAAATCGCACGAGGTGATCACGATGACTCAGATGACCCGTCGCTCCCCGAACCGCACGCTTCGCACCCTGCAGCGCGAGGTCGACAGCCTGTTCGACCGTTTCTTTGACCGCTCCGGCGACGACCAGGGCACTTCGGCGGTGTGGTCGCCGCGAACGGACCTGGTGGAGAAGGATGACGCCTTCCACCTCCGCCTGGACGTGCCGGGCATGAGCAAAGAGGACATCAGCATCAACCTCCAGAACGGCACGCTCACCGTGAGCGGCGAGCGCACCAGCGAACGGACGGAGGAGGATGAAGAGTACGTCCGCGTTGAGCGGGCCTTCGGCACCTTCCACCGGACGTTCCGTCTGCCGGACGCGGTGGACGAAGACAACATCGAGGCCGCCTACGAGGACGGCGTGCTGACGATTCACGTACCGAAGACAGAGGAGAACACGCGCCGTCAGATCGAAATCCAGTAA
- a CDS encoding CBS domain-containing protein — MTVDAIMSRDVVTVSPDTALMEIRSLLHDRGFRHLLVAEADDTLCGVISDRDVLRALSPFLDTFSEEHRDVKTLTQPASEVMRTDPITVGPDTTIEDASQTLLDNNISSLPVVKDNVLVGIVTTKDLLEHYTNET; from the coding sequence ATGACCGTCGACGCCATCATGAGCCGCGACGTCGTGACCGTTTCGCCGGACACGGCCCTCATGGAAATTCGAAGTCTACTCCACGACCGTGGGTTTCGCCACTTGCTGGTGGCGGAGGCGGATGATACGCTCTGTGGGGTGATCTCGGACCGCGACGTGCTGCGAGCGTTGAGTCCGTTCCTCGACACCTTCAGCGAAGAGCATCGGGATGTGAAGACGCTCACCCAGCCGGCCTCGGAGGTGATGCGCACGGACCCGATCACCGTTGGGCCCGACACCACGATTGAGGACGCCTCGCAAACACTGCTCGACAACAACATCTCGTCGCTGCCGGTGGTGAAGGACAATGTGCTGGTCGGCATCGTGACCACGAAGGATCTGCTGGAGCACTACACGAACGAGACGTAA
- a CDS encoding macro domain-containing protein, whose protein sequence is MTHTEAGVSLELIQGNIVKQDDVEAIVNAANAQLRTGGGVAGAIHSAAGPELTKETQPLAPIQPGEAVTTGAHALPNEHVIHVLGPVYGRDEPSDELLRTGYENALREAETHEIQSIAFPALSTGAFGYPMDEAARIALQTMLDWAPRLNSVALIRFVLFSNSDLEIHEQALSALLEETDAA, encoded by the coding sequence ATGACCCACACGGAAGCCGGCGTTTCCCTTGAGTTGATCCAGGGCAACATCGTAAAGCAGGACGACGTGGAGGCGATCGTCAATGCGGCCAACGCCCAACTGCGAACGGGCGGAGGGGTGGCGGGTGCCATTCATAGCGCAGCCGGCCCCGAACTCACGAAGGAGACGCAGCCCCTGGCCCCCATCCAACCCGGCGAGGCCGTCACGACGGGGGCGCACGCCCTTCCCAACGAACACGTCATCCACGTCCTCGGCCCCGTCTACGGACGCGACGAGCCCTCCGATGAACTCCTCCGCACCGGCTACGAGAATGCCCTACGGGAAGCGGAGACGCACGAGATTCAATCAATCGCATTCCCCGCCCTCTCGACCGGCGCGTTCGGGTACCCCATGGATGAGGCTGCTCGTATCGCCCTGCAGACGATGCTCGACTGGGCCCCGCGTCTCAATTCCGTAGCGTTGATCCGCTTCGTGCTCTTCAGCAACAGTGACCTGGAGATCCACGAGCAGGCCCTCTCGGCCCTACTGGAGGAGACCGACGCGGCGTGA
- a CDS encoding TfoX/Sxy family protein, translated as MSFLSTSQKALIDRLGNILDDVEARMMFGTIGVFSDDQQFGILDDEDLYLCVDDDSRASFAEAETSPYSAASVQQAAYLEVPDDVLEDSDMLAAWVHRAIDAAD; from the coding sequence ATGTCCTTCCTTTCCACGTCTCAGAAGGCCCTCATTGATCGTCTTGGCAACATCCTAGACGACGTTGAGGCGCGCATGATGTTTGGAACGATCGGGGTATTTTCAGACGATCAGCAGTTTGGGATTCTCGACGACGAGGATCTCTATCTGTGTGTCGATGACGACAGTCGCGCTAGTTTCGCCGAGGCGGAGACGAGTCCCTACAGCGCGGCCTCCGTTCAGCAGGCAGCATACTTAGAGGTTCCGGACGACGTTCTCGAGGATTCAGACATGCTGGCGGCGTGGGTGCACCGGGCCATTGATGCTGCCGACTAG
- a CDS encoding glycosyltransferase family 4 protein, protein MHVTLLVPTIHDRPTGGNIYNRRIITEFSDEAATVIEWSGRASSPSLHDDPVLLVDSLLLCHDASLRSLRDAHPRASFILLAHYLHCIDPNEQSTDAAERERALLPLFHGAVTTSTFARQALMDEGMPRAQVHAVPPGLDEAYRAPSPDRDHSSSANLLTVANLLPGKGLLDFVDVLGALDDADWHWTLVGDDTLDPDFAAALRPRIRDAGIADRVTITGPLPPSELRVQYDHADVFVLPSRFETCSMATREAMARGLPVVGYAVGGMPDNFGDVQAGRLVSPDEPGGLAEALRPLLANPAMRVRMGQAARTRSQSFPTWAEAGAQFHSALQAMRTPEKGTDENGRS, encoded by the coding sequence ATGCACGTCACGCTCCTGGTTCCGACTATTCACGATCGCCCTACCGGTGGCAATATTTACAACCGTCGGATTATTACGGAATTTTCGGATGAGGCCGCCACTGTAATCGAGTGGTCGGGGCGTGCGTCCTCCCCGTCCCTGCACGACGATCCGGTGCTGCTTGTCGATAGCCTCCTCCTTTGCCACGACGCTTCTCTTCGATCCCTACGCGACGCACATCCCCGCGCCTCCTTCATTCTGCTCGCCCACTACCTGCACTGCATCGACCCCAACGAGCAGTCCACCGACGCAGCCGAGCGAGAGCGCGCCCTCCTCCCCCTTTTCCACGGCGCCGTCACGACGAGCACGTTCGCCCGGCAGGCACTGATGGACGAAGGGATGCCGAGAGCACAGGTACACGCCGTGCCACCGGGCCTCGACGAGGCGTACCGGGCCCCGTCCCCTGATCGGGACCATAGCTCCTCCGCCAATCTGCTCACCGTCGCCAACCTCCTCCCCGGCAAAGGCCTGCTCGATTTCGTCGACGTGTTGGGGGCGCTCGACGACGCGGACTGGCACTGGACCCTGGTGGGCGACGACACGCTCGACCCTGACTTTGCCGCTGCGCTCCGCCCCCGGATCCGCGACGCCGGAATTGCCGACCGCGTCACGATAACGGGCCCCCTCCCGCCGTCGGAGCTCCGCGTGCAGTACGACCATGCCGACGTGTTCGTCCTGCCCTCCCGCTTCGAAACGTGTAGCATGGCCACCCGCGAGGCCATGGCCCGCGGCCTTCCGGTGGTGGGCTACGCCGTGGGCGGGATGCCTGACAATTTTGGGGATGTGCAGGCGGGCCGGCTCGTCTCCCCCGACGAGCCGGGCGGGTTGGCCGAGGCCCTGCGGCCGCTCCTTGCAAATCCGGCGATGCGAGTGCGCATGGGACAGGCCGCCCGCACCCGCAGCCAGTCGTTTCCCACGTGGGCGGAGGCAGGAGCACAGTTCCACTCGGCCCTCCAGGCGATGCGAACGCCCGAGAAGGGGACGGACGAAAACGGCCGCTCGTAA
- a CDS encoding DUF5723 family protein, giving the protein MAVFVTGLLLFGPLRSVRAQAGMQSIEAVSTGGGTSALSGGVAGLYTNPAHLTVGPAEHTTEVQLFRVGAYSGGDLFQFNHYSKLFIHEDPGAPPLSDAEEKATLDAWFGSSTRSAASYLEVTPLAMTYRSPNGRWAFGLGIRGRVIQKTTLDKGLLDLLLRGTAPTRILPVNGRVRLYSLLDVTGTFSYRFSSFPLSVGVSPRVILGTGYADGVLNSTVVVNDASLTHQFAYTARAAGTLSTGLYDTFDAFSAEPLRQVLGSTSGIAGRGGGLDLGMSYALRPGLHLSMSITDLGAVTWTEEAQTVTPTHNTFRFDGLSLDLQRLTDEFEGDVGAYVKHQIDSLAQTAYRDVRRERGSFRTGLPTTIHFNSTWAPGAVTVNGGVSMGLNEHAGAVPRPVAAHLGGEVSLGPVPIRAGVRALGTQALTVSGGLGLEIGGYRLDVGGSVTPKTSLLGTGARYAVSASLGTLRK; this is encoded by the coding sequence ATGGCGGTTTTCGTCACCGGACTCCTGCTTTTCGGCCCTCTCCGTTCGGTGCGGGCACAGGCAGGCATGCAAAGCATTGAGGCTGTGAGCACCGGTGGGGGCACCTCGGCCCTCAGCGGAGGAGTGGCTGGACTTTATACCAATCCGGCCCACCTCACCGTGGGCCCTGCGGAGCACACGACCGAGGTACAGCTGTTTCGGGTCGGTGCGTACAGCGGCGGCGACCTCTTTCAGTTCAATCACTACAGCAAGCTGTTCATCCACGAGGATCCGGGCGCCCCGCCGCTCTCGGATGCAGAAGAGAAGGCGACGCTCGACGCGTGGTTCGGCTCCTCGACGCGAAGCGCGGCGTCGTACCTGGAGGTGACCCCGCTCGCGATGACCTACCGGTCGCCGAACGGGCGGTGGGCCTTCGGACTGGGGATTCGAGGGCGCGTAATCCAAAAGACGACGCTGGACAAAGGCCTTTTGGACTTGCTCCTTCGGGGCACGGCCCCCACCCGCATCCTTCCCGTCAACGGGCGCGTCCGCCTGTACAGCCTCCTGGACGTGACCGGGACGTTCAGCTACCGCTTCTCCTCGTTCCCGCTGTCGGTGGGCGTCTCTCCGCGGGTGATTCTTGGCACCGGGTACGCGGACGGCGTGCTTAACTCAACCGTCGTGGTGAACGACGCGTCCCTCACCCACCAGTTTGCCTACACGGCCCGGGCGGCAGGGACGCTGAGCACCGGACTGTACGACACGTTCGACGCGTTCAGCGCAGAGCCGCTCCGGCAGGTGCTGGGCTCCACGAGCGGCATTGCCGGGCGGGGCGGCGGCCTCGACCTTGGGATGAGCTACGCCCTGCGGCCGGGCCTGCACCTGTCAATGAGTATCACGGACCTGGGCGCGGTGACGTGGACCGAGGAGGCTCAGACCGTGACGCCGACACACAATACCTTTCGCTTTGATGGCCTCTCCCTAGACCTGCAGCGGCTCACCGACGAGTTTGAGGGCGACGTGGGCGCGTACGTCAAGCATCAAATCGACAGTCTAGCCCAAACGGCCTACCGAGACGTAAGACGTGAGCGCGGCTCGTTTCGAACGGGTCTTCCCACGACGATCCACTTCAACAGCACGTGGGCGCCGGGCGCCGTTACCGTCAACGGAGGCGTGTCGATGGGGCTGAATGAGCACGCCGGGGCGGTGCCGCGCCCGGTAGCGGCCCACCTGGGCGGCGAGGTGTCGCTCGGGCCGGTTCCGATACGGGCCGGTGTGCGCGCACTGGGGACACAGGCACTCACCGTGTCCGGGGGCCTTGGACTCGAAATTGGAGGGTACCGGCTCGACGTGGGGGGCAGCGTGACGCCGAAGACCTCTCTGCTCGGCACAGGCGCCCGATACGCAGTCAGCGCCTCGCTGGGGACGTTGCGGAAGTAA